In Ostrea edulis chromosome 10, xbOstEdul1.1, whole genome shotgun sequence, one genomic interval encodes:
- the LOC125660844 gene encoding DNA polymerase III PolC-type-like produces MAARSEKGKFVKASRFKQIHALRKGCVNYWKTSDEEKLKETIERPVITGITPLDDHIYVDNVARDVVQEEIVSPSANVTSRSDWRDGRRIVELDVIAKNLEECRRCGQPLHLSDCVGKTRFGLAQIPQVQCRYSECRLVNDVPTGKKHQTEKGGKAWDINTKLAAGMINSGLGETHLNTFLAVLNVPGISKQGLKEREREVGNTLKKMAEESCQAILLEEVEKSDGNLTVSFDGAWQKRGTGRSYNSLTGHASLIGEKTKKCLGYSVKSKKCRICDSAKQKNVPVRKHNCSRNWSGSAKAMEPAMACEMVQNIMDQGEKMETLVMDNDSTTIARLRTTVDPDIKKKADSNHTKKGFTGSLVEMSSIHKVLKNVKVRTHIERCFMYCVRQAAENSEKLASDLKKIVPHLYGDHSTCGTWCKSESTDYKPKNLPYGKPLTSEPLRLDLEKLFQKYAGKASELVSMGSTQVNENFNHMVSSKAPKRLFYGGSDSLQNRVSATVCQKNEGYSYIAEVNKRLSMSPGRYTIKRSRILQSKLKWKRLQQAKRSTKRRRLELKSERSTKDATQSVLEADMYCSRIGMKENIDLEDISLPQPVELPSDSNSYVLFDLETTGLARTSDIVQIAAVCGDREFNKYVTPQSPISLDASSATGLTFVGGVLKHNGRVVEHEEPFEGLQQFVEFVKTVDCKPVLVGHNIQNFDLPILIIQLVKYELFDSFASSVSGFIDTLKVAKGSFSKKDVENFKQITLVSKFVGKHYEAHNAIADVKALKELFEVKLLTLCNASDVFTLNYYTIKKSLEPLVKAKVLSSMISKKLIANSLSLSKLEIIHKRDPHNGLRNVFCEPLSGSKQPRISKSMNVINKLVDYLNSCA; encoded by the exons ATGGCGGCAAGAAGTGAGAAGGGGAAATTTGTGAAAGCATCGCgatttaaacaaattcatgCTCTGCGGAAGGGATGTGTTAATTATTGGAAAACATCAGATGAAGAAAAGTTGAAAGAAACGATTGAAAGGCCTGTGATAACCGGTATAACCCCCCTTGATGATCATATTTACGTCGATAATGTGGCCCGTGATGTTGTTCAGGAAGAAATAGTTTCGCCTTCGGCAAACGTAACAAGCAGAAGTGATTGGAGAGACGGTAGGAGAATTGTTGAACTCGATGTAATAGCGAAAAACCTGGAAGAATGTAGGAGATGTGGGCAGCCTTTACATTTATCCGACTGTGTCGGAAAAACACGATTTGGACTGGCACAAATTCCACAAGTGCAGTGCCGATACAGTGAGTGTCGCCTAGTAAACGATGTCCCTACCGGCAAGAAACATCAAACGGAAAAAGGTGGAAAGGCGTGGGATATAAATACAAAGTTAGCAGCAG gAATGATCAATAGTGGGTTAGGGGAGACGCATCTAAATACATTCTTAGCTGTATTGAACGTTCCCGGAATTTCCAAACAAGGACTGAAGGAAAGGGAAAGAGAAGTTGGCAACACATTGAAGAAGATGGCAGAAGAAAGTTGTCAAGCCATTCTCTTGGAGGAGgttgaaaa GAGTGATGGTAATTTAACAGTAAGCTTCGATGGTGCATGGCAGAAAAGGGGAACCGGGCGTTCCTATAATAGTCTTACAG GACATGCAAGTTTGATTGGCGAGAAGACGAAGAAATGTTTGGGATACTCTGTGAAGTCTAAGAAATGCAGAATATGCGACTCTGCAAAGCAGAAAAATGTTCCTGTTCGGAAGCACAATTGCTCACGAAATTGGTCAGGATCTGCAAAAGCCATGGAGCCAGCAATGGCATGTGAGATGGTGCAAAACATAATGGATCAGGGTGAAAAG ATGGAGACGCTAGTTATGGATAATGATTCGACAACCATAGCCAGATTGAGGACAACAGTAGATCCAGACATCAAGAAAAAAGCCGATAGCAACCACACGAAAAAAGGATTTACCGGAAGCCTTGTTGAAATGAGCAGTATTcataaagtattaaaaaatgtcaaagtGAGAACTCACATAGAAAGATGTTTTATGTATTGTGTTCGACAGGCAGCtgaaaattctgaaaaattGGCCAGTGACTTGAAGAAAATTGTTCCACATTTATATG GTGACCATTCCACATGTGGCACATGGTGCAAAAGTGAGAGTACTGATTACAAGCCAAAGAATTTGCCATATGGTAAACCTTTAACAAGTGAGCCTTTGAGATTAGACCTAGAGAAGCTGTTTCAAAAGTATGCTGGGAAGGCAAGCGAATTGGTGTCCATGGGATCGACTCAagtcaatgaaaattttaaccaCATGGTTTCCAGCAAGGCGCCTAAAAGatt GTTTTATGGAGGTTCAGACAGTCTGCAAAATAGAGTGTCTGCAACTGTCTGTCAGAAAAATGAGGGGTATAGTTATATAGCAGAG GTGAATAAGAGATTGTCAATGTCTCCTGGGAGATATACCATCAAACGTTCCAGGATTCTGCAAAGTAAACTCAAGTGGAAACGGTTACAACAAGCAAAGCGGAGCACAAAAAGGAGACGTTTAGAGCTCAAGTCAGAAAGGTCTACAAAAGATGCAACACAGTCTGTTCTTGAAG CTGACATGTACTGCAGTAGAATTGGAATGAAGGAGAACATTGATTTGGAGGACATTTCCTTACCCCAACCAGTGGAACTGCCAAGTGACAGCAACTCCTATGTATTGTTTGACCTAGAAACCACTGGATTAG CCAGAACATCTGATATTGTTCAGATTGCAGCAGTGTGTGGAGATAGAGAGTTCAACAAGTATGTGACACCTCAGTCCCCAATAAGTCTTGATGCATCCTCAGCAACCGGACTGACTTTTGTTGGTGGAGTGCTGAAGCATAATGGCAGAGTGGTTGAACATGAAGAACCCTTTGAAGGACTTCAGCAGTTTGTAGAATTTGTTAAGACTGTTGATTGTAAACCTGTTTTGGTTGGCCACAatatacaaaactttgatctaccaattttgattattcagctagtcaaatatgaattatttgatAGTTTTGCAAGCTCTGTCAGTGGTTTTATTGATACCTTGAAAGTTGCAAAGGGGTCTTTTAGCAAAAAGGATGttgaaaactttaaacaaaTTACTCTTGTGAGTAAATTTGTTGGAAAACATTATGAAGCACATAATGCTATTGCTGATGTGAAGGCGCTGAAGGAACTTTTTGAAGTGAAGTTGTTGACATTATGTAATGCTTCTGATGTGTTTACTTTGAATTACTACACCATTAAGAAATCTTTAGAACCTCTTGTTAAGGCAAAAGTTTTATCTTCCATGATTTCGAAGAAGCTGATTGCAAATTCTCTCAGTTTGTCAAAGTTGGAGATAATTCATAAGAGGGATCCACATAATGGGTTACGAAATGTTTTTTGCGAACCATTATCCGGTTCAAAGCAGCCACGAATATCGAAGTCAATGAATGTTATCAACAAATTAGTTGATTACTTGAATAGCTGTGCATGA